One segment of Lytechinus variegatus isolate NC3 chromosome 13, Lvar_3.0, whole genome shotgun sequence DNA contains the following:
- the LOC445813 gene encoding LOW QUALITY PROTEIN: low-density lipoprotein receptor-related protein 2 (The sequence of the model RefSeq protein was modified relative to this genomic sequence to represent the inferred CDS: inserted 1 base in 1 codon), whose amino-acid sequence MKSLIFIFSLLILIICCYGIDDCTRPRRFLRRGTPLENKRSTKLRVLRHLDNVRSANFSEIQITTRQGSLSPKPPAYPFQCPPRSFQCENGKCIPSRQVCDGRLYDCQGGEDERSCSLSTCPSNMTRCQSGECIPNYWLCDLIEDCSNGEDELGCSRKRCDNDQFRCTTGSCIATEWVCDGHIDCHDGEDEQACLIKTCPLGQFKCNNDACVDNQYVCDGIHDCYFGEEERNCGGLNINEPCDGRYQCDDGRCIQPESVCDGSYDCTSGEDEQDCFSCRSGEFQCPEGKCLPRSARCDSDQDCRNGEDEENCVAVAACPGKFECPSDGRCLEFSLVCNGRKECSGGEDELRCSSSPTCRHNEIRCSDGNGLRCVVETRICDGTKDCLDGTDEMNCPVDEPGSCGGDFRCNDGECISRSQICDRFIDCSHGEDEDDCVMTQCGGDFQCMDGTCVPASRMCDGNIDCARGEDEQSCRELPQCDVDEDLKMCSSGQCVPGVAFCDGWVDCYDAVDEEGCPELPSCRGFFFCRTDYCLDSSRVCDGNLDCIDGRDETELSCFIGSDCAEGFECNDGTCTDISSVCDGARDCSEAEDEENCLPGCTAFECTDGTCIPFSSLCDGDTDCAAGEDELDCPEECTGFTCTDGSCIPTRNVCDGQRNCPRGDDETDCPVECSGFKCTDGTCLDPQNVCDGRRDCSRGDDENNCPATCNGFECRDGLCIPDSAICNGQRDCSRGEDEVDCPDDRCSSGFRCRNGRCVDSNRVCDGYNDCGDSSDEERYNCGADRYEDDTNEVYTQGYYTSTRYSQSYEDYGCPGQFQCRDGRCIPQSYVCDAHRHCTGGEDEENCPVQDICNGQFRCQEGTCISNAALCDGKRNCYGGEDERNCNLICEFQCNTENCIPKIAVCDGVRDCYGNEDEEGCPVVDQCLNRFKCNSGECISLTATCDGKPDCYSGEDEDGCPVIDNCPSPRFLCDDGVCVSQDKICNGVRDCYGGEDERSCSTVCGFQCSTGNCIPSSAICDGVRDCYDGEDESTRQCPFTNLCNGFRCGDGTCIDSSQVCDDYKDCPDRSDEQNCESEEVCPGKFDCQTGFCIEFRYVCNGRRDCSNGLDENSCPINEGCDSDEYTCYNGHCVDDDKRCDGIPDCSAGEDETDCPVGCGSQFECNRGNCIPRTYVCNGRSDCTDGEDEDNCDQCEFACNDGRCIEISRICDNIQDCSQGEDELNCPIVDDSCPGEFSCPPGYCIPRIAVCDGVRDCYGNEDEEGCPIVDRCLNQFKCDSGECIPLLAKCDGKPDCYNGEDEDGCPVIDNCPSPRFLCDDGICVSQDKICNGVRDCYGGEDERSCNTVCGFQCSTGNCIPSSAICNGVRDCYDGEDESTRQCPFTNLCNGFRCGDGTCIDSSQVCDDYKDCPDRSDEQNCESDEVCPGKFDCQTGFCIELRYVCDGRRDCSNGLDENSCPINEGCDSDEFTCYNGHCIDDDKRCDGIPDCSAGEDETDCPVGCGSQFECNRGNCIPRTYVCNGRSDCTDGEDEDNCDQCEFACNDGRCIEISRICDNIQDCSQGEDELNCPIVDENCPGEFPCPPGYCIPIIAVCDGVRDCYGNEDEDGCPVVDQCLNQFKCNSGECIPLAAKCDGKPDCYSGEDEDGCPVIDNCPSPRFLCDDGICVSQDKICNGVRDCYGGEDERSCNTVCGFQCSTGNCIPSSAICNGVRDCYDGEDESTRQCPFMNLCNGFRCGDGTCIDSSQVCDDYKDCPDRSDEQNCESDEVCPGKFDCQTGFCIELRYVCDGRRDCSNGLDENSCPINDGCDSDEFTCYNGHCIDDDKRCDGIPDCSAGEDETDCPVGCGSQFECNRGNCIPRTYVCNGRSDCTDGEDEDNCDQCEFACNDGRCIEISRICDNSRDCSQGEDELNCPIVDDSCPGEFSCPPGYCIPRIAVCDGVRDCYGNEDEEGCPIVDRCLNQFKCDSGECIPLLAKCDGKPDCYNGEDEDGCPVIDNCPSPRFLCDDGICVSQDKICNGVRDCYGGEDERSCNTVCGFQCSTGNCIPSSAICNGVRDCYDGEDESTRQCPFMNLCNGFRCGDGTCIDSSQVCDDYKDCPDRSDEQNCESDEVCPGKFDCQTGFCIELRYVCDGRRDCSNGLDENSCPINEGCDSDEFTCYNGLCIDDDKRCDGIPDCSAGEDETDCPVGCGSQFECNRGNCIPRTYVCNGRSDCTDGEDEDNCDQCEFACNDGRCIEISRICDNSRDCSQGEDELNCPIVDDSCPGEFSCPPGYCIPRIAVCDGVRDCYGNEDEEGCPIVDRCLNQFKCISGECIPLAAKCDGKPDCYSGEDEDGCPVIDNCPSPRFLCDDGICVSQDKICNGVRDCYGGEDETSCSTVCGFQCSTGNCIPSSAICDGVRDCYDGEDESTRQCPFTNLCNGFRCGDGTCIDSSKICDDYKDCPDRSDEQNCESEEVCPGKFDCQTGFCIELRYICDGRQDCSNGIDENSCPINEGCNSGQFTCYNGHCIDRERTCDGIPDCPSNEDEASCPVAQDCQGEFRCRNGECIPLGNRCNGRDDCYLGEDEEACPITGCRSDEFRCRDGQCISGDFRCDGFYEDCSHGEDERDCEPQNTCDRDQFQCNNGVCISSQWRCDGMYRDCMKGEDEENCGGTNFIDCGKSEFRCNDGSCIPKDYVCDGRYQDCEGGDDELSCPSSCGAYEYECESGACVPASRMCDGRNNCPSGSDEIPLNCNDFLNLEDCDPHYQFRCYAGNCISVYAVCDDYNDCLGGEDEALCPGQQGSNDGLSYVLSELNSDLDNLVNILENGYDGTTYNAGDITNTLYNIEQTLNRAEYLTLHEEVENVTSTSMPEESPLDSRDQHLPNLSSKKRFKATKKIKDDSIINDLKEAIAASRNSHDPAENDSDDGDLNAIRDDDIEHDLGNDAGTGTTRSETGRHHPILLSQDARKKLDIISSLKNELSLKLKERRMKRKEEGIPLNTDQGVRSXDALPRNGMLKRITALENALLNRKRKTLRKR is encoded by the exons GAAGTGGTGAGTTTCAATGTCCTGAAGGAAAATGTCTACCGCGATCAGCTCGTTGTGACTCTGACCAAGACTGTCGAAATG GAGAAGACGAAGAGAACTGTGTTGCAGTAGCTGCATGTCCTGGGAAGTTCGAATGCCCGTCAGATGGGCGATGTCTGGAGTTTAGTCTGGTGTGCAATGGAAGAAAGGAGTGTTCAGGAGGGGAGGATGAACTCAGATGTTCAAGTTCACCAACATGTCGCCATAACGAGATACGTTGCAGCGATGGCAATGGATTAAGGTGTGTTGTGGAAACAAGGATCTGTGACGGAACAAAAGACTGCCTCGATGGAACCGACGAGATGAACTGTCCTGTTGATGAGCCTGGAAGCTGTGGAGGCGACTTCCGGTGTAATGATGGCGAGTGCATCTCCAGGAGTCAAATCTGTGATCGCTTCATCGATTGCAGTCATGGTGAGGACGAGGATGACTGCGTGATGACGCAATGCGGTGGTGACTTTCAGTGCATGGATGGGACGTGTGTCCCAGCTTCTAGGATGTGTGACGGTAACATTGATTGTGCCCGTGGTGAAGACGAGCAATCATGTAGGGAACTTCCGCAATGTGATGTAGATGAAGATCTTAAAATGTGCAGTTCAGGACAGTGTGTCCCCGGTGTGGCATTTTGCGATGGATGGGTGGACTGTTACGATGCCGTTGACGAAGAAGGATGCCCGGAATTGCCAAGCTGTCGAGGATTTTTCTTCTGTCGCACTGATTACTGCCTCGATTCTTCCCGAGTATGTGATGGAAATTTGGATTGTATCGATGGCAGAGATGAGACTGAACTGTCTTGCTTCATTGGATCTGATTGTGCAGAAGGTTTTGAATGCAACGACGGAACTTGTACCGACATTAGTTCGGTTTGCGACGGAGCTCGAGACTGTTCTGAGGCTGAAGATGAGGAAAACTGTTTGCCCGGGTGCACTGCATTTGAATGTACTGACGGCACTTGTATACCCTTTTCGAGCCTTTGTGATGGTGACACTGACTGTGCTGCGGGAGAAGATGAATTAGATTGCCCTGAGGAATGCACTGGATTCACCTGTACAGATGGCTCGTGTATACCTACTCGGAATGTCTGCGATGGCCAAAGAAATTGCCCTAGAGGGGATGATGAAACAGACTGCCCAGTAGAGTGTTCAGGTTTTAAATGCACCGATGGAACATGTCTTGATCCCCAAAACGTCTGCGACGGTCGACGGGATTGTTCCAGaggtgatgatgaaaataattgcCCAGCAACATGTAATGGGTTCGAATGTAGAGATGGATTATGCATTCCGGATTCGGCTATTTGTAATGGGCAAAGGGACTGTTCGAGAGGGGAGGACGAGGTTGATTGTCCTGATGATAGATGTTCAAGTGGATTCCGTTGTCGAAATGGAAGATGTGTCGATTCAAATCGAGTTTGTGATGGCTACAACGATTGTGGTGATAGTTCGGACGAGGAGAGGTACAACTGTGGAGCTGACAGATATGAGGATGACACCAATGAGGTTTATACCCAAGGATACTACACTTCAACAAGGTACTCCCAAAGTTATGAAGACTATGGCTGTCCGGGCCAATTCCAGTGCCGTGATGGTAGATGCATTCCTCAGAGCTACGTCTGCGATGCTCACCGTCATTGTACTGGCGGGGAGGATGAAGAGAATTGCCCCGTGCAGGATATATGCAATGGACAGTTTAGATGTCAGGAAGGTACTTGCATATCGAATGCAGCATTATGTGATGGAAAACGGAACTGTTACGGAGGTGAAGATGAAAGGAACTGCAACCTAATTTGCGAATTTCAGTGCAACACTGAGAACTGTATTCCAAAAATTGCTGTTTGCGATGGAGTTCGCGATTGTTATGGCAATGAAGACGAAGAAGGGTGTCCAGTAGTGGATCAATGCCTGAATCGGTTTAAATGCAATTCAGGGGAATGCATTTCACTGACGGCTACATGTGACGGTAAACCCGACTGTTATAGCGGGGAAGATGAAGATGGATGCCCTGTCATTGACAATTGTCCCTCACCTAGATTTCTATGTGATGACGGTGTCTGTGTTTCTCAAGATAAGATCTGTAACGGTGTTCGTGATTGTTATGGAGGGGAAGACGAGAGGAGCTGCAGCACCGTATGTGGATTCCAATGCAGCACAGGCAACTGCATTCCTTCCTCGGCTATTTGTGACGGCGTTCGAGATTGTTACGATGGTGAAGACGAGTCAACAAGACAGTGCCCCTTCACGAACCTTTGCAATGGATTCAGGTGTGGTGATGGTACATGCATCGACTCGAGTCAGGTTTGTGACGATTACAAAGACTGTCCCGATCGTTCTGATGAACAGAACTGTGAATCAGAAGAGGTCTGCCCGGGCAAATTTGATTGTCAGACCGGATTCTGCATTGAATTCAGATATGTCTGCAATGGAAGGCGAGACTGCTCAAACGGTCTAGATGAAAATTCCTGTCCAATAAACGAGGGATGTGACAGTGATGAGTATACCTGCTACAATGGCCATTGCGTCGATGATGACAAACGCTGTGACGGAATACCCGACTGCTCTGCAGGGGAAGATGAGACTGACTGTCCAGTAGGGTGTGGTAGCCAATTCGAGTGTAACAGAGGGAACTGTATACCTAGAACCTATGTCTGTAACGGAAGATCAGATTGTACCGATGGCGAAGATGAGGATAATTGTGATCAGTGTGAGTTCGCATGTAATGATGGTAGATGCATCGAGATCTCTAGAATCTGTGATAACATCCAAGACTGCTCGCAGGGGGAAGACGAATTGAACTGTCCTATTGTAGACGATAGTTGTCCAGGTGAGTTTAGCTGTCCTCCTGGATATTGTATTCCAAGAATAGCTGTTTGCGATGGAGTTCGAGATTGTTATGGAAATGAAGACGAAGAAGGATGTCCAATAGTAGATCGATGTTTGAATCAATTTAAATGCGATTCAGGCGAATGTATTCCACTGCTTGCTAAATGTGACGGCAAACCCGACTGTTATAACGGGGAAGATGAAGATGGATGCCCTGTCATTGACAATTGTCCCTCCCCTAGATTTCTATGTGATGACGGTATCTGTGTTTCTCAAGACAAGATCTGTAATGGTGTTCGTGATTGTTATGGAGGGGAAGACGAGAGGAGCTGCAACACCGTCTGTGGATTCCAATGCAGCACAGGCAACTGCATTCCTTCCTCGGCTATTTGTAATGGCGTTCGAGATTGTTACGATGGCGAAGACGAGTCAACGAGACAGTGCCCCTTCACGAACCTTTGCAATGGATTTAGGTGTGGTGATGGTACTTGCATCGACTCGAGTCAGGTTTGTGACGATTACAAAGACTGTCCCGATCGTTCTGATGAGCAAAACTGTGAATCAGATGAGGTCTGTCCTGGTAAATTTGATTGTCAGACCGGATTCTGCATTGAACTCAGATATGTCTGCGATGGAAGGCGAGACTGCTCGAACGGTTTAGATGAAAACTCATGTCCAATAAACGAGGGATGTGACAGTGATGAGTTTACCTGCTATAATGGCCATTGCATCGATGATGACAAACGCTGTGACGGAATACCCGACTGCTCTGCAGGGGAAGATGAGACTGACTGTCCAGTAGGGTGTGGTAGCCAATTTGAGTGTAACAGAGGGAACTGTATACCTAGAACCTACGTCTGTAACGGAAGATCAGATTGTACCGATGGCGAAGATGAGGATAATTGTGATCAGTGTGAGTTCGCTTGTAATGATGGTAGATGCATCGAGATCTCTCGAATCTGTGATAACATCCAAGACTGCTCGCAGGGGGAAGACGAATTGAACTGTCCTATTGTAGATGAGAATTGTCCAGGTGAGTTTCCCTGTCCTCCTGGATACTGTATTCCAATAATAGCTGTTTGCGATGGAGTTCGCGATTGTTATGgcaatgaagatgaagatgggTGTCCAGTAGTGGATCAATGCCTGAATCAGTTTAAATGCAATTCAGGGGAATGCATTCCACTGGCGGCTAAATGTGACGGTAAACCAGACTGTTATAGCGGGGAAGATGAAGACGGATGCCCTGTCATTGACAATTGTCCCTCCCCTAGATTTCTATGTGATGACGGTATCTGTGTTTCTCAAGACAAGATCTGTAATGGTGTTCGTGATTGTTATGGAGGGGAAGACGAGAGGAGCTGCAACACCGTCTGTGGATTCCAATGCAGCACAGGCAACTGCATTCCTTCCTCGGCTATTTGTAATGGCGTTCGAGATTGTTACGATGGCGAAGACGAGTCAACGAGACAGTGCCCCTTCATGAACCTTTGCAATGGATTTAGGTGTGGTGATGGTACTTGCATCGACTCGAGTCAGGTTTGTGACGATTACAAAGACTGTCCCGATCGTTCTGATGAGCAAAACTGTGAATCAGATGAGGTCTGTCCTGGTAAATTTGATTGTCAGACCGGATTCTGCATTGAACTCAGATATGTCTGCGATGGAAGGCGAGACTGCTCAAACGGTTTAGATGAAAATTCCTGTCCAATAAACGACGGATGTGACAGTGATGAGTTTACCTGCTATAATGGCCATTGCATCGATGATGACAAACGCTGTGACGGAATACCCGACTGCTCTGCAGGGGAAGATGAGACTGACTGTCCAGTAGGGTGTGGTAGCCAATTTGAGTGTAACAGAGGGAACTGTATACCTAGAACCTACGTCTGTAACGGAAGATCAGATTGTACCGATGGCGAAGATGAGGATAATTGTGATCAGTGTGAGTTCGCTTGTAATGATGGTAGATGCATCGAGATTTCTAGAATATGTGATAATAGTCGAGACTGCTCGCAGGGGGAAGACGAATTGAACTGTCCTATTGTAGACGATAGTTGTCCAGGTGAGTTTAGCTGTCCTCCTGGATATTGTATTCCAAGAATAGCTGTTTGCGATGGAGTTCGAGATTGTTATGGAAATGAAGACGAAGAAGGATGTCCAATAGTAGATCGATGTTTGAATCAATTTAAATGCGATTCAGGCGAATGTATTCCACTGCTTGCTAAATGTGACGGCAAACCCGACTGTTATAACGGGGAAGATGAAGATGGATGCCCTGTCATTGACAATTGTCCCTCCCCTAGATTTCTATGTGATGACGGTATCTGTGTTTCTCAAGACAAGATCTGTAATGGTGTTCGTGATTGTTATGGAGGGGAAGACGAGAGGAGCTGCAACACCGTCTGTGGATTCCAATGCAGCACAGGCAACTGCATTCCTTCCTCGGCTATTTGTAATGGCGTTCGAGATTGTTACGATGGCGAAGACGAGTCAACAAGACAGTGCCCCTTCATGAACCTTTGCAATGGATTTAGGTGTGGTGATGGTACTTGCATCGACTCGAGTCAGGTTTGTGACGATTACAAAGACTGTCCAGATCGTTCTGATGAGCAAAACTGTGAATCAGATGAGGTCTGTCCTGGTAAATTTGATTGTCAGACCGGATTCTGCATTGAACTTAGATATGTCTGCGATGGAAGGCGAGACTGCTCAAACGGTTTAGATGAAAACTCCTGTCCAATAAACGAGGGATGTGACAGTGATGAGTTTACCTGCTATAATGGCCTTTGCATCGATGATGACAAACGCTGTGACGGAATACCCGACTGCTCTGCAGGGGAAGATGAGACTGACTGTCCAGTAGGGTGTGGTAGCCAATTTGAGTGTAACAGAGGGAACTGTATACCTAGAACCTACGTCTGTAACGGAAGATCAGATTGTACCGATGGCGAAGATGAGGATAATTGTGATCAGTGTGAGTTCGCTTGTAATGATGGTAGATGCATTGAGATTTCTAGAATATGTGATAATAGTCGAGACTGCTCGCAGGGGGAAGACGAATTGAACTGTCCTATTGTAGACGATAGTTGTCCAGGTGAGTTTAGCTGTCCTCCTGGATATTGTATTCCAAGAATAGCTGTTTGCGATGGAGTTCGAGATTGCTATGGAAATGAAGACGAAGAAGGATGTCCAATAGTGGATCGATGTTTGAATCAATTCAAATGCATTTCAGGCGAATGTATTCCACTGGCGGCTAAATGTGACGGTAAACCCGACTGTTATAGCGGGGAAGATGAAGATGGATGCCCTGTCATCGACAATTGTCCCTCACCTAGATTTCTATGTGATGACGGTATCTGTGTTTCTCAAGATAAGATCTGTAACGGTGTTCGTGATTGTTATGGAGGGGAAGACGAGACGAGCTGCAGCACTGTATGTGGATTCCAATGCAGCACAGGCAACTGCATTCCTTCCTCGGCTATTTGTGACGGCGTTCGAGATTGTTACGATGGTGAAGACGAGTCAACAAGACAGTGCCCCTTCACGAACCTTTGCAATGGATTTAGATGTGGTGATGGTACTTGCATCGACTCCAGTAAGATTTGTGACGATTACAAAGACTGTCCCGATCGTTCTGATGAGCAGAACTGTGAATCAGAAGAGGTCTGCCCGGGCAAATTTGATTGTCAGACTGGATTTTGCATCGAATTACGGTATATATGCGACGGAAGACAAGACTGTTCGAATGGTATCGATGAAAATTCATGTCCCATCAATGAAGGCTGTAACAGTGGACAGTTCACTTGTTATAATGGTCATTGCATTGACCGTGAGAGAACTTGTGATGGCATTCCGGATTGTCCTAGCAACGAGGATGAAGCCTCTTGTCCGGTTGCTCAAGACTGTCAAGGAGAGTTCAGATGCCGGAACGGAGAATGTATTCCTCTGGGGAACCGTTGCAACGGCCGTGACGATTGCTACCTTGGAGAGGATGAGGAAGCTTGTCCAATCACTGGATGCAGGAGTGATGAATTCAGGTGTCGCGATGGCCAGTGCATCTCTGGTGACTTCCGATGTGACGGATTTTACGAAGACTGTTCACATGGTGAAGATGAGAGAGACTGTGAACCGCAGAACACATGCGACCGAGACCAATTTCAG TGCAACAATGGTGTTTGTATCTCATCCCAATGGCGCTGTGACGGTATGTACAGGGACTGTATGAAGGGAGAAGACGAAGAAAACTGCGGAGGTACTAATTTCATCGACTGTGGAAAGTCGGAATTCCGGTGTAACGACGGATCATGTATTCCAAAG gaTTACGTTTGCGACGGGCGTTACCAGGACTGtgagggtggtgatgatgaattaAGCTGTCCAAGTTCATGTGGCGCATACGAGTATGAG TGTGAGTCGGGTGCTTGTGTTCCCGCCAGTCGAATGTGTGACGGGAGGAATAACTGTCCCTCAGGGTCTGACGAGATTCCCTTGAACTGTAATGATTTCCTAAACCTTG AGGATTGTGATCCGCACTATCAGTTCCGTTGCTATGCCGGTAACTGCATCTCTGTGTATGCTGTATGCGATGATTATAATGACTGCCTCGGAGGTGAAGACGAAGCATTGTGCCCAGGACAACAAG GGTCAAATGATGGACTCTCGTACGTACTCTCAGAATTGAACAGTGACTTGGATAATCTCGTCAATATTCTGGAAAATG gttaCGATGGTACGACGTACAATGCAGGGGATATAACAAACACGCTGTATAACATCGAACAAACGTTAAATCGTGCAG agTATCTTACATTGCACGAGGAAGTTGAAAATGTTACAAGCACCAGCATGCCTGAGGAAAGTCCTCTTGATAGTCGTGACCAACATCTCCCAAATCTATCCAGCAAGAAGCGTTTCAAAGCCACCAAGAAGATCAAGGATGACTCGATCATAAATGACCTCAAAGAAGCCATAGCAGCCTCACGCAATTCCCATGACCCTGCAGAAAATGATTCTGATGACGGTGACCTTAATGCTATCAGAGACGATGATATCGAACATGATCTCGGAAACGATGCAGGGACGGGAACAACCCGGTCGGAGACAGGTCGACATCATCCAATCCTCCTGTCTCAAGATGCCCGGAAGAAACTTGACATCATAAGCAGCTTGAAGAATGAATTGTCCTTGAAGTTGAAAGAGAGAAGAATGAAGAGAAAAGAGGAAGGAATCCCTCTCAACACGGACCAGGGGGTAAGGT ATGATGCGTTGCCTAGAAACGGGATGCTGAAGCGTATTACAGCACTGGAGAATGCTTTGCTCAATAGAAAGAGGAAAACATTGCGAAAACGATGA